The proteins below come from a single Kosakonia sp. SMBL-WEM22 genomic window:
- the zapB gene encoding septal ring assembly protein ZapB, whose product MTMSLEVFEKLEAKVQQAIDTITLLQMEIEELKEKNNSLSQDVHSAHQSREELERENQQLREQQHGWQERLQALLGRMEEV is encoded by the coding sequence ATGACTATGTCATTAGAAGTGTTTGAGAAACTGGAAGCAAAAGTACAGCAGGCGATTGATACTATCACGCTGCTGCAGATGGAAATTGAAGAACTGAAAGAGAAGAACAACAGCCTGTCGCAGGACGTTCACTCTGCACACCAGAGCCGTGAAGAGCTGGAGCGCGAAAACCAACAGCTGCGCGAGCAGCAGCATGGCTGGCAGGAGCGTCTTCAGGCGCTGCTGGGCCGCATGGAAGAAGTGTAA
- a CDS encoding MIP/aquaporin family protein translates to MSQTPTVKGQCIAEFLGTGLLIFFGVGCVAALKVAGATFGQWEISIIWGLGVAMAIYLTAGVSGAHLNPAVTIALWLFASFDGRKVVPFIFSQFAGAFCAAALVYGLYYNLFLDFEQTHNMVRGSVESLDLAGIFSTYPNPHINFVQAFAVEMVITAILMGVIMALGDDGNGVPRGPMAPLLIGLLIAVIGASMGPLTGFAMNPARDLGPKTFAWLAGWGNVAFTGGKDIPYFLVPLFGPIVGAALGAFSYRKLIARHLPSGTSEAAKEKGTASTTAQQKASL, encoded by the coding sequence ATGAGTCAGACACCAACCGTAAAAGGCCAGTGCATTGCCGAGTTTCTCGGTACCGGGTTGTTGATTTTCTTCGGCGTGGGATGTGTTGCAGCGTTAAAAGTGGCGGGTGCCACCTTTGGCCAGTGGGAGATCAGTATCATCTGGGGCTTAGGCGTGGCGATGGCCATCTACCTGACCGCAGGGGTTTCCGGCGCGCATCTTAATCCGGCTGTAACCATTGCACTTTGGCTCTTCGCGAGCTTTGACGGACGCAAAGTTGTTCCTTTTATTTTTTCTCAATTTGCCGGCGCGTTTTGCGCGGCTGCACTTGTTTACGGGCTTTACTACAATCTTTTCCTCGACTTCGAACAGACGCACAATATGGTACGCGGCAGCGTCGAAAGTCTTGATCTGGCTGGTATATTTTCAACCTACCCCAACCCGCACATCAATTTTGTGCAGGCCTTCGCTGTTGAGATGGTCATTACCGCTATTCTGATGGGCGTGATTATGGCGCTCGGCGATGATGGCAACGGCGTGCCGCGCGGCCCAATGGCTCCGCTGCTGATCGGTCTGCTGATCGCGGTCATCGGTGCCTCCATGGGACCGCTCACCGGCTTCGCCATGAACCCAGCGCGTGACCTTGGACCGAAGACCTTCGCCTGGCTCGCCGGCTGGGGTAATGTCGCCTTTACCGGCGGCAAAGATATTCCCTACTTCCTCGTGCCGCTGTTTGGGCCGATCGTAGGCGCGGCGCTTGGCGCGTTCAGCTATCGCAAACTGATCGCCCGCCATCTGCCGTCTGGAACCAGTGAGGCTGCAAAAGAGAAAGGCACCGCCTCCACCACGGCTCAACAAAAAGCTTCGCTGTAA
- the hslU gene encoding HslU--HslV peptidase ATPase subunit encodes MSEMTPREIVSELNKHIIGQDAAKRSVAIALRNRWRRMQLDEELRHEVTPKNILMIGPTGVGKTEIARRLAKLANAPFIKVEATKFTEVGYVGKEVDSIIRDLTDAAVKMVRSQSIDRNRYRAEEMAEERILDVLIPPAKNNWGQPEQSAEPSAARQSFRKKLREGQLDDKEIEIDLAAAPMGVEIMAPPGMEEMTNQLQSMFQNLGGQKQKPRKLKIKDAMKLLIEEEAAKLVNPEELKEEAIEAVEQHGIVFIDEIDKICKRGGNTSGPDVSREGVQRDLLPLVEGCTVSTKHGMVKTDHILFIASGAFQVASPSDLIPELQGRLPIRVELQALTAEDFERILTEPNASVTVQYKALMATEGVNIEFTDDGIKRIAQAAWQVNESTENIGARRLHTVLERLMEDISYDASDLGGETITIDADYVSKHLDALVADEDLSRFIL; translated from the coding sequence ATGTCTGAAATGACCCCACGCGAAATCGTCAGCGAACTGAATAAACACATCATCGGCCAGGACGCGGCAAAGCGCTCTGTGGCGATTGCTCTGCGTAACCGCTGGCGCCGTATGCAGCTCGATGAAGAGCTGCGTCACGAAGTGACACCGAAAAATATTCTGATGATCGGCCCGACCGGCGTCGGTAAAACCGAAATCGCCCGTCGTCTGGCGAAGCTCGCCAACGCGCCGTTTATCAAAGTGGAAGCGACCAAGTTCACCGAAGTGGGCTATGTCGGGAAAGAGGTGGATTCGATTATCCGCGATCTGACCGATGCCGCCGTGAAAATGGTGCGCAGCCAGTCGATTGACAGAAACCGCTACCGCGCCGAAGAGATGGCGGAAGAGCGCATCCTCGATGTGCTGATCCCGCCGGCGAAAAACAACTGGGGCCAGCCGGAACAGTCCGCTGAACCCTCTGCGGCACGCCAATCTTTCCGTAAAAAACTGCGCGAAGGCCAGCTGGACGATAAAGAGATTGAGATCGATCTTGCCGCTGCGCCAATGGGCGTCGAAATCATGGCCCCTCCGGGCATGGAAGAGATGACCAACCAGCTGCAGTCCATGTTCCAGAACCTCGGCGGGCAGAAGCAGAAGCCGCGTAAGTTGAAAATCAAAGACGCGATGAAGCTGCTGATCGAAGAAGAAGCGGCGAAGCTGGTTAACCCGGAAGAGCTGAAAGAGGAAGCGATCGAAGCCGTTGAGCAGCACGGTATCGTCTTTATCGATGAGATCGACAAAATCTGTAAGCGCGGCGGTAACACCTCCGGCCCGGATGTCTCCCGCGAAGGCGTACAGCGCGACCTGCTGCCGCTGGTTGAGGGCTGCACCGTGTCGACCAAACATGGGATGGTGAAAACCGACCATATCCTGTTTATCGCTTCCGGCGCGTTCCAGGTGGCCAGCCCGTCCGATCTGATCCCGGAACTGCAGGGTCGTCTGCCAATCCGCGTTGAATTGCAGGCGCTGACCGCGGAAGACTTTGAGCGCATCCTCACCGAGCCGAACGCCTCCGTCACCGTGCAGTACAAAGCGCTGATGGCGACCGAAGGGGTAAATATCGAATTTACCGACGACGGCATCAAGCGTATCGCGCAGGCCGCATGGCAGGTGAACGAAAGCACCGAAAACATCGGTGCGCGCCGTTTGCATACCGTGCTGGAGCGTCTGATGGAGGATATCTCCTATGACGCCAGCGATCTGGGCGGCGAAACCATTACCATTGATGCAGACTATGTGAGTAAACATCTTGATGCTTTAGTGGCGGATGAAGATCTGAGCCGTTTTATCTTATAA
- the rraA gene encoding ribonuclease E activity regulator RraA → MKYDTSELCDIYQEEVNVVEPLFSNFGGRSSFGGQIITVKCFEDNGLLYDLLEQNGRGRVLVVDGGGSVRRALVDADLARLAAHNEWEGMVVYGAVRQVDDLEELDIGIQAMAAIPVGAAGEGIGESDIRVNFGGVTFFSGDHLYADNTGIILAEDPLDIE, encoded by the coding sequence ATGAAATACGATACTTCTGAGCTTTGTGACATCTACCAGGAAGAGGTCAACGTCGTCGAACCGCTGTTCTCCAACTTTGGCGGTCGCTCCTCTTTCGGCGGGCAAATCATCACGGTGAAATGTTTCGAGGATAACGGGTTGCTTTACGATCTGCTCGAACAGAATGGCCGTGGTCGCGTGCTGGTAGTTGACGGCGGCGGTTCTGTACGCCGGGCGTTGGTTGACGCCGATCTCGCGCGTCTGGCGGCGCACAACGAGTGGGAAGGGATGGTGGTCTACGGCGCGGTGCGCCAGGTGGACGATCTGGAAGAGCTGGATATCGGCATCCAGGCGATGGCCGCGATCCCGGTTGGCGCAGCGGGCGAAGGCATTGGCGAAAGCGACATTCGCGTCAACTTCGGCGGCGTCACCTTCTTCTCCGGCGACCATCTTTATGCCGATAACACCGGCATTATTCTCGCCGAAGATCCTCTCGATATCGAATAA
- the menA gene encoding 1,4-dihydroxy-2-naphthoate polyprenyltransferase, with protein sequence MNDTHSLSLTQAWLESLRPKTLPLAFAAIVVGTVLAWWQGYFDPLVAALALITAGLLQILSNLANDYGDAIKGSDKPDRIGPLRGMQKGAISLGQMKRALVVVIVLSCVSGLGLVSAATQTMADFIGFLALGGLSIIAAITYTVGKRPYGYQGLGDISVLTFFGWISVMGSWYLQAHTLIAAIFLPATACGLLATAVLNINNLRDIDSDRENGKHTLVVRLGPVNARRYHAGLLAGALLCFALFNLISLHSLWGWLFLLAAPLLFKQARYVLREGDPRAMPPMLERTVKGALLTNLLFVLGIIMSKTLA encoded by the coding sequence ATGAACGATACGCACTCTCTGAGCCTTACCCAGGCATGGCTGGAAAGCCTGCGACCGAAAACATTGCCGCTGGCCTTTGCCGCTATTGTGGTGGGAACCGTGCTTGCCTGGTGGCAGGGCTACTTCGATCCGCTGGTCGCAGCACTGGCGCTAATCACCGCCGGTTTGCTGCAAATCCTCTCTAACCTCGCGAATGATTACGGCGATGCCATTAAAGGCAGCGATAAGCCGGATCGCATCGGGCCGCTGCGCGGAATGCAAAAGGGGGCCATCTCTCTTGGGCAGATGAAGCGCGCGCTGGTTGTCGTGATTGTGCTGAGCTGTGTTTCCGGGCTCGGGCTGGTTAGCGCAGCGACCCAGACAATGGCCGATTTTATCGGCTTCCTTGCACTTGGCGGACTGTCGATTATCGCTGCCATCACCTACACCGTTGGCAAGCGGCCATATGGTTATCAGGGGCTGGGCGATATTTCGGTGCTCACCTTCTTCGGCTGGATAAGCGTGATGGGAAGCTGGTATCTGCAGGCGCATACGCTGATTGCAGCGATCTTTCTGCCTGCGACTGCCTGCGGCTTGCTGGCGACAGCGGTGCTGAATATCAATAATCTGCGCGATATCGATAGCGATCGCGAGAACGGCAAACATACGCTGGTGGTGCGCTTAGGCCCGGTGAATGCCCGCCGTTATCACGCCGGTTTGCTGGCGGGCGCGCTGCTCTGCTTTGCGCTCTTCAACCTCATTTCGCTCCACAGCCTCTGGGGCTGGCTGTTTTTGCTTGCCGCACCGCTGCTGTTTAAGCAGGCGCGTTATGTGCTGCGCGAGGGCGATCCGCGCGCGATGCCGCCGATGCTCGAACGCACCGTGAAAGGTGCGTTGCTGACTAATCTCCTGTTTGTACTGGGGATTATTATGAGCAAGACGCTCGCCTGA